In the genome of Erwinia sp., the window CGATCCACTGTTCGGTGGACTTCATGCCGCAGGCGCTGCAGGCCGCAGGCGCTGCAGGCCTTTGACTTGCAGCTCTGGCAGAAGAAGCGGGAGTGTGTGCAGTCCGGCGAGGCGCAGCAGTAGCGGCGTACGCCCATGGCGCAGGTCCCGCAGGCGAGCATGCGCTCAACGGAGAGGCGGGTCCACTGGCTGATGCTGTCGCTGTGTTTTTCGAGGTAACGATTCCAGCCGTCATCGACGGTGAAAAGAAATTTAGCGGGACGGGGGATATGCATGGAGCAGAGTATAAAGCGGAGCGCCGAACATGCAAACACCCGAAGCTGCGGAGCAGCGCCGCTCACGCCGCAGGCGTGCTACGTTCGGACCATCCATGCATCGGAGCTGATTCGCTCACTGTTGAGAAGCAGCCGACCATCTGGTCTGGCTCAAGCAATTATGGAAGTGGGTCGGGTCAACAAGAAGTTGTATCTTCTCAACTATATCGATGATGAGGATTACCGGCGTCGGATACTCACTCAGCTCAACCGGGGAGAAGGACGCCATGCCGTGGCTCGGGCCATTTGCTACGGACAACGTGGTGAGATCAGAAAACGCTATCGTGAAGGTCAGGAAGATCAACTAGGTGCCCTGGGCCTGGTAACCAATGCGGTTGTGCTGTGGAACACCATTTACATGCAGGAGGCATTGTCACATCTTCGCAAATCGGGGGAAATACCTGAAGATGAACACCTAGCAAGATTATCGCCGCTGATGCATGGCCATATAAATATGTTGGGACATTATACGTTTTCGTTACCGGAAGATATTTTGAAGGGTGAGCTAAGACCACTAAATTTTAATATACACAATGAATTAGTGTCTTAGCGTGGTTTTTTACATCATTGGACCTCGAACCCCTTTAAGGACGATGATTAAAGGATTGTTATTCGGAAGGATGATAAGCCGCGCTCGATGCGGCTTATCATTAAAAATTACAAATGGAAAGCAACACGTTTTCCGGTAGGAAGCGTCACATCCAGGCTTAATTCTCCGCCCAGCGCTTTCACATAGCGTTTCAAAGTTGATAGCCTCGGATCATTATCGGCCTGTTCCATCCTGGCAACAGATGGCTGTTTTACACCCATCATTGTTGCCAACTCTGTTTGTGAAATATTCAGTTCATCACGCAAAGCGCTTAGTGCGATCTGGATGCTGGCCTCTTCAACCCGCTCCGCTACACGCGCTTGCATTTCGGGACTTTCTTTAGCCAGAAGTTCTCTGTAAGTAGCCATGTTATTTCTCCAGTTTCGCAAGATGTTTACGGTATTCAGAATCAGCCAGTTTGATCATGTTCTTATAAAAGCGCTTTTCGTTTAATCCGGTTTTATCGCCCGCACAAAGAACGATAGCGCGGCGGGAAGGGTCAAACGCAAAAAATGCTCTGACAGGATTACCATGATGTTGGATGCGCAGCTCTTTCATATTGGCAAAATCAGAATCGTTTAGCGTGTCAACATAAGGTCTGCCGAGCGTCGGGCCGAACTTCTCCAGTACGCCCATTGCCTCATAAACAGACTCCCTGAGAGCGTCACTTTGAGCGAGAAACCACCCATCAAAGCACTCGGTTGTTATTACGTCCCACATAATACACCTATAGCTTATTCGTTATAATTTAGAATATAATGAATTCACTATAATTTCAAGGAAAACGGCATTATTTAACATAATGGACGTTATCGGCACCATGCGATCGGTACTCGCCCCGGATTTACCCCCAACCTCTCGAAAGCAACCCTTTTACCAGGCAAAACCGCCCTCTTTTTATGTTGCTAATTTATTATCAAAAACAAGCTTTCGGTTTGGCCACGATTTCACGGCCAAAGCCTCATTTTCGTGAGTTTGAATGAAATCGCCGTTTTACTCATTTGAGTAAACACACATTTACATATTTACACATACAACTGAATGAGCTAGAGTAAATCACGCAAACACTCATAAACACATATGAGTAAATGAGTAAATAAGTAAAAACACAGAGGCACATTATGAAAGTGATTTCGTTCCTGAATCCCAAAGGCGGTAGCGGTAAAACAACCGGCACTATTAATGTAAGTACCTGCATAGCGAAAAATAATCGCGTAGCTGTCGTTGACACTGATCCACAGCAAAGCCTGGCAAACTGGAATAAAGCCGAGAAAGCCAATTTTGATGTTTTCACCGCCGCCTCAGAAAAAGACGTATACACAATAAGAAAAGAACTGGCTGATTATGATTACGTCATCATCGATGGGGCAGGGGCGCTTTCAGTTATTACCGCAGCGGCTGTAATGGTGAGTGATCTGGTTATTATCCCAGTTACACCGTCACCTTTAGATTTCTCTGCATGTGGTGCGGTAATCAGCGTTCTGGAAGCTCAGGCTTATAACCGTCCTGTTGAATCCCGCTTTCTTATCACACGCAAAATAGAACAAGCAACAATGTTGGCTGTACTACGAGAAAGCATTGCAACCACAGGCATTCCAGCCCTTAAAACAGCGATCACCCAGCGGCAGAGCTACGTTAAGTCTGTACTGGATGGTGAAACTGTTTTCGACACCAACGATGGTGCAGCGAAAGGCGAAATTGAAGTTCTGGCCGCTGAAATTCTTAAAATTGTTGCGCAACCGCAACTTTACTCATAAACTCAAATGAGTAAACGGATATAGGAGTAAAAACACATGGCCTTAAGTAAACAAAACAGCGGAACAGCCGCACACAAGGTTATGACGTTCGGTGAAAACCGCGATCTAGAAAAAGTCATGGCAACAGCACCGACGGCCATTCAGAAGCGTATCAACTTCAATATGCCAGAAGATAAGCACCAACGCTTAAAGGCCGCTTGCGCCCGTAAAGGTATTTCGATTTCTGATGTGATGAACGAACTGGCTGATGCCTGGTTAAATGCTAATGAGTAATTGAGTAAACATTTAATTACTCATTAGCACATGATAAGGGATGCATTATGAGCAATGAAAAAGTGACCGTTACCTATCTCATGATGGACGGCGTAAATGCTGTGATGCGCAGCCTTGCAGAAGCAGGTATTTCGCCACGCTAGATAATGACTAATAACCGGTAGTTACTCATAAACTCAAATGAGTAACTACCGGTTTAGTTTCGTCACTCAACAATGTTTTGCCACTTAACCAGTATTCTTTTTTCCAGATCCACGTAAAGCCCCCCTCTGACGATAGTCACTATAAGAGATATAGCTATTAGGGCAATGATTGCTTTCGCACATCCATCAGTAAAATTTTCAGGCAGATTCTGCCCCGAAGACTGCATGATCATTCCTAATCCAAAATAGGTAAGAAAAACGCAAATAAAGCCAATCATACCAATTCTGGCTATTACTTCGGCAAGGCGAAATGACCAGTATTTCACGGCCATATTTTGTTTGAGATCATGGATAACCATTGCATCAATTTTGTGTGTCAGTGATTGAAATTTCAAAAAAATCATAAATCCCTCATGAGCATAAAAATCAATCAGAACATAGCAAAAGTGGGTCTATGAATTCCATTCAGGGGTTTGAGGGCCAATGGAGCGAAAACGTACGCTAAGAGCATAACTATATGATAAAGTTATATTTATCCATGAATCATTGTTCTATTTTTATAAATTGTTCGGTAGACGAATGTTCTGGTAGCATGACATACATCGACAGAGGATCTTGCCATGCCTGATACAGGTTTTCCCCATTTTCAGTCAGATACTGATACTGTTATTCCCGTTTCTGTCGTCAGAGGGATACCTCCAGGACAATACCGTGCTGCTCTCCATCTTTTCTGGAACGATTTTTCCAGAAAATTGCGTTTCACTCTCGGAACTGAGAAGAAGACCCTGCGATTTCTTGAGTGTTGTATAGATCCAAAACAAACCGTATATGCGATTGATTCTGCCGGGCAGATTGCTGGTTTTGCTGCTATTAAAAGTAGCCATGGTTCGTTTATTAATCCGACACTTGCCACTTTTTTCAATGAATACGGTATGCCGGTAGGTTTTGTTCGCGCATTAATAATGAATCAGCTGGATTATAAGCCTGCCGTTAATGAATTAATGATAGAAAGTCTATGTGTAAATGAGTGTTATCGGGGGATGGGGATTGGGCAAACCCTTCTTTCGCATATTAAATACCTGGCTGTTCTGCAGGATAAAAACCTTATTCTTGATGTTATTGCAGAGAATAACGGTGCAAGAAGACTTTATGAACGTACCGGGTTTTATGAAATTGGGCGAAAAAAAAATTTTTTTTTCCCCCCTTTGTTTGGCTTTCGGGACGTAATAAGAATGCAGTTCAGTCCACACAGTCCTGATTCAGGATCCATGATGAGACAGTTCTGAGTGCCCCGGGCGAATATGCGTATCTCCCTGACAGCAGAAACAATCCCTGTTTCCAAAAGGGCCACTGAGAGGAAAGCTGATAATCAAACCATTCGCTGCGTAAAAGCCCGTGAGTTGCCCCCGGCAATTTCCTGATACAGCGGGGAGTGCCCGCTGGTAGTGCTTTGGCCCAGACTGCGGCTGTTTCATCAGCGTCGACATTCCGGTCATCCTTGCCCATCAGAATTAATACCGGAGTATGTGTGCCGGAAATATCTTTCGTCGCGTCAGCCAGGGAATTCCTGCGTTCGAAGTCCTGGCGCGTACATGGGAAGTGCAGGGAAGAACAGCTGCTGCTTCTGTAAACTGACGGTCAAAAACCACTGCTTCATTTTTTTTAGCATCCTGAATATCATTCAGGGAGCGACCTTCGAATTTAAGTCGTTGTCCTGTATAGTATATGCTCTGATCCCGCCAGTTTATCGCTGCACCTATCAGTACAGTAAATTCAGTTGTTGTCAGTTGGCTTGCCTGCGGTACAACCCAACCTGCCTGCGAGAAGCCAAGATAACCACCGCAACTTTTTTTCAGCTCTGGCTGTTCTCTCAGTTTTTTTAACGCCAAAACCGCCTCCTCTGCGCGATCTGACATTGTCTGTGCCAGCCAGTTACCTGTACTATCACCCACACCAGGTTTATCCCATGAAAAAACAGCAATTCCCTGCGAGACAAGGAATTTAACCAATGGAATATATCCACCTTCTGACCAGCGGTCCTGAGGTCCGTCTCCATGAACTAAAAGCACAAATGGAGGAGATACCTTATTGGGAGGCAGAATCAATGTCCCCACCAGAACATCGTTATTATGCTTAAAAGATACGGTATGTTGTGGCCCGTCCCCTGAAAGATCGAAATCTGATAATCGGGTAAGTAAAAAAATAATGAGAACGACAATCATAATTGAAAATGTAAATTTATACTTAATCATGTATAACTCTTTATAATCTATAAAAATTAAATATGAGCTGATTCTTTTAATACTTTATATACGGTTGAGCGTGCAATATTGAGTTCCCGTGATATTTTTGTTGCACTGTATCCATTTTTTATAAAAGCTATTATTTTTGACCGATCCACAGTTCGTTTACGTCCAAAACGAACGCCATTCAGCCTGGCTTCCTGTCGGCCTTCATTCGTGCGCTCCAGTATGGGGCTCTACGCCGGAATCCCAGATTTTTCCGTTACCCCAGTTTCAGCCCCACAACCAGTGCATCCAGGTCAATAATTTCATTGCTGCTCTGGAAGGTGTAATGCCCGTTCATCGTTAGGAATCTGAATCGCATCTTTTGAGATGCGACTGGCTATGAATTTAACCACCGGCCATGCCTTTAATGACGCAGTTATTCATCAGTATATGTATTAAAATGACCTCTTTGATGTATTTTTAACCGGAAATCTACTTTTCAGGCGCACTGATCCAGTTCAGGTATTCGCAACCATCGCTTTTTCTCCATTCCACGCAGCCTTTCTGACAACAATTCCGTTGCATGCATACCTGCATGAGTGCCAGCAAAAGGCAGTCGGTCGCCACACAGGATACATTTGTACGGATCCGTGCCCAGGAACCCCTTCATCAGCACGGCAAATCCCGGCTTCACCGGTTTTTCCCGCGCCTGCATCTGCAGGGCTTCATACAAACGGGGCAGCAGCGTTCCTCTTTTGCGGTTGGCCAGAAACCCGGAGTAGCGCACCATCTTAAAGTGGCGCGCCGGAACGTGGCTGATATAGCGTCCGATCATCTCTTCCTGGCTCAGCGTCTGGCGTTTATGCATTCCCGTACGGTGATCGAGGTAGTGATGAACCACCGCCCCGCCACAGTAGTGTCGCTGGCGGGAAGCCGACACCGGCGGTCGCTTCAGGTAGCGGCCCAGATATTTAACGCTGTGCCAGGCTCCCCGGGTCTTCTTCGCAAAAGGCACCTTCCAGTATCTGCCATACTGGGCCTGAAGATAACGGCGCCACTGGCGCTCATCGCGGATGTGGCCAAGTCCCGGCCGCATTCCGGGCATGATGTGATCGTAGCTGCCGCGGAGAAGGTGGATAACGGCGGTCCGCCAGAGGGTCTCCACGGCCTTATTTTTAAAGAAGATGCTGCGCCATACGCCGTGCTTCACGTCGAGACAGCCCCGCGTGACGGAGACGTGGATGTACGGGTGCTGATTGAGCTGACGGCCTTACGTGTGCAGAGCGCAGAATATGCCGACCTCCATGCCCTGTTTACGCGCCCACTTCAGCATGGCACGGGTGGCGCAGCGGAACAGTTCATTGAGCAGGGGCCAGTTATTGTTAAAGAACGGCCAGAGCAGGTGTGGCATGGTAAAAGTGATGTGCTGCTGTAAGTATCCCAACATTAGTTCCACGCACTTTTTGAGATTTCCGGTTTCTCAGCCATCAGCCGGTATTCCTCCGGCGTCAGGTTATTCAGGGATTCATGGGGGAGTTCTCTGTTGTATTCATTCAGCCAGCGCTCTGTAATTTCCCGTGCTTCGTTCAGCGTTCTGAACAGATTAAAATCCAGTATTTCGGTCCGGTACGTCCGGTTAAAACGTTCAATAAAGGCGTTTTGCGTGGGCTTACCCTGCCTGATAAATTCCAGCATCACGCAATGCTCTTCAGCCCATTGTGCCAGAGCCAGTGATATCAGTTCCGGCCCGTTATCCATCCGCATCTTCAGCGGGTATCCACGGTTTGCCGCTATCCTGTCCAGCACTCTCAGGACCCGCTGCGCCGGGATATTCAGGTCTATTTCTATCGTCAGCGCTTCACGGTTAAAATCATCAACGACATTGAAAGTCCGAAAACGTCGGCCACATGTCAGTGCGTCGTGCATAAAATCAATCGACCAGCTCTGGTTAAGTGCTTCCGGTGTACACGCTTGTGGTTCCAGACTTGGCCCTGCCTGCGAAGCACCTGAAAAAGCTTCTTAAAGCCGTAGCGGGGGTAGCGTTCAGCCGCCTCAGTCAGGCTTTGGATCACCGGTTCATCACGTCGCGTGTCCGGTTGATAATGAAATACCGTCCTGTTCAGCGATAACGTCCTGCATGCCTGACGTATGCTCATCGTAAACTGCGCGGTCAGATAGCTGACGAGCTCACGCTTTATCGCTGTTTTTAAAGCTTTTTTCGATAATGTCTTTCAGCGCCCGGCATTCCAGGCTCAGGTCGGCAAACATCTGCTTCAGGCGACGATTCTCGTCTTCCAGGTCTTTTATCTTTTTGATATCAGCGGGTTCCATTTCGCCATATTTTGCCTTTCAGTTATAATAGCTGGCTTCAGAGATAGCGGCCTCACGGCAGACATCTTTAACGGTTCGTCCAGCTTCGACGGACTTAAGAACGGCGATGATCTGGTGCTCAGTAAATCGGGATTTGCGCATGGCGATCTCCTTACAGGAACATATTCAGTATGTCGGAAGATCTCTAAAAGTGAATGGTTCTTTTTACAGGGATACTTACAATTTTTATGTTTTAGTATGCGAGTGAAATGAGTAAATTCGGCAACCAACATCAGGAACGGTTGCCGTTGTTTTAATTGTCAAAAATTGGGGTTTTTACAGTAAAATCAAACGGGGTGTAAGATATCATACAATGGTAAATGCTCTCTAAGACTTAATCTCATTTTATTGAATAAAAATCAGTAAAGTGATGGAGGGCAATGAGCAATGAGTATTCAGTTGAGTGGCTAATACTATAATCAATTTATTATCATTAAGTGACAATAATTATTAATCTCAATCTAAACTAATTATCAACCAAATGTTTATTCATATCTAAAAAATACATCAAAACCACTTTGCTAACATAAGTGGATTTTTATTTTTTTTCATATTTGATGATATTTTTTCAATTCTGCATGTAGACTTACTCTTTCATCTTTAGTTTGAGTTAAATATTTTTCAATAAAGTGTTGGCTATTCATTTTGAATTTTTATCATTATCTGAATTTGATAATTCCATGTGTTAAGTGTTGTGATTTTTTTCCATTTCTACCTTTTCAAACAATGCAGCTTTCCCTTTTGACTCACTTTCGGGTAATCCATTAGCCACGCTTATCTTTATGTTTTTTTAACACTTACCTTCTCATGATTTTTTTAAGTTTATGATAGCGATGGTATTTTTTTTAATTTTGTTATCAGAATATTAAATTTTCATCTGATTTTGTTATTATTTTGTTAATTTTTTAAATTATTTCGTTCCATTTTAGATCGTACATAACGATCGTTGATTATGTATTGATAGTTGTCATCTATTGAACTTACGCTTGGCTTGTTTAAAAAACGATTGGATTGTCATCTGGTGAAAATTTAGAATGTCTAAATATTATAAGTATTATTTTCTTTTGAATGACTCTCTCGGAAGGGTTAAGTTATTTTTCCAACGCGGGGAAAGACAGATGGAACACTGTGCCACGAATGTCTCTGAATACATTGGTTTCGAAATAAAAAAGCGCAGAAAAGCATTGTATATTAGTGGTGCTCAGCTTGCGACTCATCTGGGCATTAGTCAGCAGCAGATCTCTCGTTATGAAAGAGGTATCAATCAACCCTCGGTGATCATGATGATGCGTATATTCTCTTCTCTGGAAATGTCGGAATCCGAAATTATAAAATTCTTTGAGCCCCTGATTGAGCTCTATAAAATAAAACAACCCCCTCACCCCGCGGCAAGAAAAGTAAAAAGAGATCCTGTTACTGTGCTTTTCTCTAGCTTGTCATCTGATAATGTGAAGCTTCGGTACTGAAAGGTAAATCTGCAATATTATAGTTTTCTATAAATAAAAACCTGACTCACCTATTTGCTTTATTTTTCATAAAATAAAGTTCGCTTTTCTTTGGATAAAAATACGTTCTTAAATACGAGGTGTCATTTATGAACACGGACGTCAGTCAGTGTCACGCCCGCATCCGGCGGGCGACGGCTTATCTGTTGCTGTTTATTCAGCTTTTTCTGCCGCTTTCTGCCGGCTTTTCCGGTATGGCCCAGGCCGCGCAGGAGAACGACATCCCCGATGTCATGGCCGGCCTGCAGGCACTAATGAATGACACCTCCCCCCCGGCAACACCAGTCACCCTCCCCCAGGTACCGACTGTTTCACC includes:
- a CDS encoding hypothetical protein (ID:LKCDNKCA_00124;~source:Prodigal:2.6): MSTLMKQPQSGPKHYQRALPAVSGNCRGQLTGFYAANGLIISFPLSGPFGNRDCFCCQGDTHIRPGHSELSHHGS
- a CDS encoding hypothetical protein (ID:LKCDNKCA_00122;~source:Prodigal:2.6), translating into MIFLKFQSLTHKIDAMVIHDLKQNMAVKYWSFRLAEVIARIGMIGFICVFLTYFGLGMIMQSSGQNLPENFTDGCAKAIIALIAISLIVTIVRGGLYVDLEKRILVKWQNIVE
- a CDS encoding hypothetical protein (ID:LKCDNKCA_00127;~source:Prodigal:2.6), with translation MLGYLQQHITFTMPHLLWPFFNNNWPLLNELFRCATRAMLKWARKQGMEVGIFCALHT
- the higA1_2 gene encoding Antitoxin HigA1 (ID:LKCDNKCA_00117;~source:Prodigal:2.6), giving the protein MATYRELLAKESPEMQARVAERVEEASIQIALSALRDELNISQTELATMMGVKQPSVARMEQADNDPRLSTLKRYVKALGGELSLDVTLPTGKRVAFHL
- a CDS encoding hypothetical protein (ID:LKCDNKCA_00126;~source:Prodigal:2.6); translation: MKHGVWRSIFFKNKAVETLWRTAVIHLLRGSYDHIMPGMRPGLGHIRDERQWRRYLQAQYGRYWKVPFAKKTRGAWHSVKYLGRYLKRPPVSASRQRHYCGGAVVHHYLDHRTGMHKRQTLSQEEMIGRYISHVPARHFKMVRYSGFLANRKRGTLLPRLYEALQMQAREKPVKPGFAVLMKGFLGTDPYKCILCGDRLPFAGTHAGMHATELLSERLRGMEKKRWLRIPELDQCA
- the higB2 gene encoding Putative toxin HigB2 (ID:LKCDNKCA_00118;~source:Prodigal:2.6), yielding MWDVITTECFDGWFLAQSDALRESVYEAMGVLEKFGPTLGRPYVDTLNDSDFANMKELRIQHHGNPVRAFFAFDPSRRAIVLCAGDKTGLNEKRFYKNMIKLADSEYRKHLAKLEK
- a CDS encoding hypothetical protein (ID:LKCDNKCA_00120;~source:Prodigal:2.6) — translated: MALSKQNSGTAAHKVMTFGENRDLEKVMATAPTAIQKRINFNMPEDKHQRLKAACARKGISISDVMNELADAWLNANE
- a CDS encoding hypothetical protein (ID:LKCDNKCA_00128;~source:Prodigal:2.6), which produces MHDALTCGRRFRTFNVVDDFNREALTIEIDLNIPAQRVLRVLDRIAANRGYPLKMRMDNGPELISLALAQWAEEHCVMLEFIRQGKPTQNAFIERFNRTYRTEILDFNLFRTLNEAREITERWLNEYNRELPHESLNNLTPEEYRLMAEKPEISKSAWN
- a CDS encoding hypothetical protein (ID:LKCDNKCA_00129;~source:Prodigal:2.6), yielding MEPADIKKIKDLEDENRRLKQMFADLSLECRALKDIIEKSFKNSDKA
- a CDS encoding hypothetical protein (ID:LKCDNKCA_00123;~source:Prodigal:2.6), which codes for MPDTGFPHFQSDTDTVIPVSVVRGIPPGQYRAALHLFWNDFSRKLRFTLGTEKKTLRFLECCIDPKQTVYAIDSAGQIAGFAAIKSSHGSFINPTLATFFNEYGMPVGFVRALIMNQLDYKPAVNELMIESLCVNECYRGMGIGQTLLSHIKYLAVLQDKNLILDVIAENNGARRLYERTGFYEIGRKKNFFFPPLFGFRDVIRMQFSPHSPDSGSMMRQF
- a CDS encoding hypothetical protein (ID:LKCDNKCA_00125;~source:Prodigal:2.6) gives rise to the protein MIKYKFTFSIMIVVLIIFLLTRLSDFDLSGDGPQHTVSFKHNNDVLVGTLILPPNKVSPPFVLLVHGDGPQDRWSEGGYIPLVKFLVSQGIAVFSWDKPGVGDSTGNWLAQTMSDRAEEAVLALKKLREQPELKKSCGGYLGFSQAGWVVPQASQLTTTEFTVLIGAAINWRDQSIYYTGQRLKFEGRSLNDIQDAKKNEAVVFDRQFTEAAAVLPCTSHVRARTSNAGIPWLTRRKIFPAHILRY
- the virC1 gene encoding Protein virC1 (ID:LKCDNKCA_00119;~source:Prodigal:2.6), producing MKVISFLNPKGGSGKTTGTINVSTCIAKNNRVAVVDTDPQQSLANWNKAEKANFDVFTAASEKDVYTIRKELADYDYVIIDGAGALSVITAAAVMVSDLVIIPVTPSPLDFSACGAVISVLEAQAYNRPVESRFLITRKIEQATMLAVLRESIATTGIPALKTAITQRQSYVKSVLDGETVFDTNDGAAKGEIEVLAAEILKIVAQPQLYS
- a CDS encoding hypothetical protein (ID:LKCDNKCA_00116;~source:Prodigal:2.6), whose protein sequence is MEQSIKRSAEHANTRSCGAAPLTPQACYVRTIHASELIRSLLRSSRPSGLAQAIMEVGRVNKKLYLLNYIDDEDYRRRILTQLNRGEGRHAVARAICYGQRGEIRKRYREGQEDQLGALGLVTNAVVLWNTIYMQEALSHLRKSGEIPEDEHLARLSPLMHGHINMLGHYTFSLPEDILKGELRPLNFNIHNELVS
- a CDS encoding hypothetical protein (ID:LKCDNKCA_00121;~source:Prodigal:2.6) — translated: MSNEKVTVTYLMMDGVNAVMRSLAEAGISPR
- a CDS encoding hypothetical protein (ID:LKCDNKCA_00130;~source:Prodigal:2.6), whose protein sequence is MEHCATNVSEYIGFEIKKRRKALYISGAQLATHLGISQQQISRYERGINQPSVIMMMRIFSSLEMSESEIIKFFEPLIELYKIKQPPHPAARKVKRDPVTVLFSSLSSDNVKLRY